The Thermoplasma acidophilum DSM 1728 genome includes a window with the following:
- a CDS encoding phosphoglycolate phosphatase, which yields MIRLAAIDVDGTLTDRDRLISTKAIESIRSAEKKGLTVSLLSGNVIPVVYALKIFLGINGPVFGENGGIMFDNDGSIKKFFSNEGTNKFLEEMSKRTSMRSILTNRWREASTGFDIDPEDVDYVRKEAESRGFVIFYSGYSWHLMNRGEDKAFAVNKLKEMYSLEYDEILVIGDSNNDMPMFQLPVRKACPANATDNIKAVSDFVSDYSYGEEIGQIFKHFELM from the coding sequence ATGATAAGGTTGGCAGCAATCGACGTGGACGGTACTTTGACTGACAGGGATCGCCTGATATCAACGAAAGCAATAGAGAGCATAAGATCAGCCGAGAAAAAAGGCCTGACCGTATCACTGCTCAGCGGAAACGTCATTCCGGTTGTATATGCACTGAAGATCTTTCTCGGCATAAACGGGCCTGTATTTGGCGAGAATGGCGGTATAATGTTTGATAACGATGGATCGATCAAGAAATTCTTCAGCAATGAGGGTACGAACAAGTTCCTTGAGGAGATGTCGAAGAGGACCTCGATGAGGAGCATACTGACCAATCGCTGGAGAGAGGCCTCGACTGGCTTTGATATAGATCCAGAGGATGTGGATTATGTACGGAAGGAGGCAGAATCCAGGGGCTTCGTAATATTCTACAGCGGATACTCATGGCATCTCATGAATCGCGGTGAGGATAAGGCCTTCGCGGTGAACAAGCTGAAGGAGATGTATTCGCTCGAATACGATGAGATACTTGTTATCGGAGATTCTAACAACGACATGCCCATGTTCCAGCTGCCTGTGAGGAAAGCGTGCCCGGCAAATGCAACCGATAACATAAAGGCAGTCAGCGATTTTGTATCTGATTACTCATACGGAGAGGAAATAGGCCAGATCTTCAAGCACTTCGAGCTCATGTGA
- a CDS encoding ribonuclease P Rpr2/Rpp21/SNM1 subunit family protein, whose protein sequence is MLITKKDVEYTARKRIEKLYDFAIRTGDRRYIIEMEHIAQRMDITLPANIKRGYCKKCKTPYRNQVVRIKKNLVTVKCPVCDDIRRFQISR, encoded by the coding sequence ATGTTGATAACAAAGAAAGATGTTGAATACACTGCCAGGAAGCGCATAGAAAAGCTGTATGATTTTGCCATCAGAACCGGTGACAGGCGATACATTATCGAGATGGAACACATAGCGCAGCGTATGGATATAACGCTACCGGCTAATATAAAGAGGGGATACTGCAAGAAATGCAAGACTCCTTACAGGAATCAGGTCGTGAGGATAAAAAAGAATCTTGTAACTGTGAAATGCCCGGTCTGCGATGATATAAGGCGGTTCCAGATCAGTCGCTGA
- a CDS encoding dephospho-CoA kinase gives MIVVTGMPGAGKDEFVKVARSLGFIDLHMGNTVREFAKNAGIPEIDHEIGNFATSERKKYGMDIWAVRTAQKITDDGRTVIDGLRNYEELQYFSKFSENPYVVAIFASRKDRFSRILKRDRPDDIRTMEELIERDTRELSWGIGNVIALADYMIVNDDTLETFHARCRKLLTEKFSISNKI, from the coding sequence ATGATAGTAGTCACTGGTATGCCCGGCGCAGGCAAGGATGAATTCGTAAAGGTGGCCAGAAGCCTGGGCTTCATAGATCTTCATATGGGAAACACCGTCAGAGAATTCGCAAAAAATGCGGGCATTCCTGAAATAGACCATGAAATAGGGAACTTCGCCACATCCGAGAGAAAAAAATACGGTATGGATATCTGGGCCGTCAGGACAGCGCAGAAGATAACCGATGACGGGCGTACTGTGATAGACGGCCTGAGAAATTATGAAGAACTGCAGTACTTCTCAAAATTTTCTGAGAACCCTTACGTTGTGGCCATATTTGCCAGCAGGAAGGACAGATTCAGCAGAATATTGAAGAGGGACCGGCCAGATGATATAAGGACTATGGAAGAGCTCATCGAACGCGACACCAGGGAGCTGTCCTGGGGAATAGGGAATGTCATAGCGCTTGCAGATTACATGATCGTTAACGATGACACGCTCGAGACCTTTCATGCAAGATGCAGAAAACTTCTTACGGAGAAATTCTCAATCAGCAATAAAATATGA